A section of the Pseudomonas fluorescens genome encodes:
- a CDS encoding alpha/beta fold hydrolase has protein sequence MQSSSNLFPVALISAERRGDLSEDVYRLKPGNSPDGTVELAVTRLGLADVAQSRGIPVVLVHGSFSNRRFWYSPKGIGLGAYLARQGFDVWIPEMRGHGLSRRNQDYARNRVADYARYDLPAIAAFVREQSAQVPHWIGHSLGGTTLAAALGGQYLGAPAVASVALFGCQVSRTYWPLKIPPVEWGGRLILRRFAQLSGSRLKRGPEDEPIGLALESMRWHGLFGRFGDAERDWWKGLAEVDVPLLAVSAAGDRQDPDWACRKLFDQVGSEHRQYLCLGRKQGFSDDFGHVEMLVSKAAQAEVWPLVQRWLKDPLTPLAAVPARVSATG, from the coding sequence ATGCAAAGCAGCAGCAACCTGTTTCCCGTCGCCTTGATCAGCGCTGAGCGCCGTGGCGACCTGAGTGAAGATGTCTATCGCCTCAAGCCTGGCAACAGCCCCGACGGCACCGTAGAACTGGCGGTGACGCGCCTGGGGCTGGCCGATGTCGCGCAGAGCCGTGGCATACCGGTGGTACTGGTGCATGGCAGCTTTTCCAATCGCCGTTTCTGGTATTCGCCCAAAGGGATTGGCCTGGGGGCGTATCTGGCGCGCCAGGGTTTTGATGTGTGGATCCCGGAAATGCGTGGCCACGGGCTTTCCCGACGCAACCAGGATTACGCCAGGAATCGTGTCGCCGACTATGCTCGTTACGATTTGCCAGCCATTGCCGCCTTTGTGCGTGAGCAAAGTGCGCAGGTTCCGCACTGGATTGGTCACTCGTTGGGCGGCACGACCCTGGCGGCTGCGCTGGGAGGCCAATATCTGGGTGCGCCGGCGGTGGCGTCGGTCGCTCTGTTTGGCTGCCAGGTCAGCCGTACCTACTGGCCGTTGAAAATTCCGCCGGTGGAGTGGGGGGGGCGACTGATCTTGAGGCGCTTTGCTCAACTTTCCGGTTCGCGGCTCAAGCGTGGTCCGGAAGACGAACCCATTGGCCTTGCCCTGGAAAGCATGCGCTGGCACGGTTTGTTCGGGCGTTTTGGCGATGCCGAGCGCGACTGGTGGAAAGGCCTGGCTGAGGTCGATGTACCGCTGCTGGCAGTGAGTGCCGCTGGTGATCGTCAAGATCCGGACTGGGCCTGCCGCAAGCTGTTTGACCAAGTGGGCAGCGAGCATCGTCAATACCTGTGCCTGGGGCGCAAGCAAGGGTTCAGCGATGATTTCGGGCATGTCGAGATGCTGGTCAGTAAAGCCGCCCAGGCCGAAGTATGGCCACTGGTGCAGCGTTGGTTGAAAGATCCACTGACACCTTTGGCTGCAGTGCCGGCACGGGTGTCCGCGACTGGCTGA
- a CDS encoding PLP-dependent cysteine synthase family protein: MLHNSILDAIGHTPIVRLEQFSEDLGIEVFAKLESLNPGGSHKARIALGMILDAERRGILIRDSGQTIIEPSGGNTGIGLVMAGNVLGYKVVLVIPDNYSPEKQKLLRLYGAKVVLSDSRLGNNSHGEKCMELQLENPSFVMLNQQRNGANPQTHRDTTAPEIIRAFGERQVDYFVSGIGTGGHITGIGETLKATWPQIRVMGVEPEECDLLSDRHAPHHIQGLSIGLIPSILNLKVLDGMLKVSRLECLEMMKRIMRTDAISLGLSSAANMVAIARLAPELPTDTVVLTMVYDSADSYLPCFE, from the coding sequence ATGTTGCATAACTCTATACTCGACGCCATTGGCCACACGCCCATCGTGCGCCTGGAACAATTCTCCGAAGACCTGGGCATCGAGGTCTTCGCCAAGCTTGAATCCCTGAACCCGGGCGGCAGCCATAAGGCGCGGATCGCGCTGGGCATGATCCTCGACGCCGAGCGTCGCGGTATCCTGATTCGCGATTCGGGGCAAACCATCATCGAGCCCAGTGGCGGCAATACGGGCATCGGCCTGGTCATGGCCGGCAACGTGCTGGGCTACAAAGTAGTGCTGGTGATTCCCGACAACTACAGCCCCGAAAAGCAAAAGCTGCTGCGACTGTATGGGGCCAAGGTGGTGCTCTCGGACAGCCGCCTGGGCAACAATTCCCATGGCGAGAAGTGCATGGAACTGCAGTTGGAAAATCCCAGCTTCGTCATGCTCAACCAACAACGCAATGGCGCCAACCCTCAGACCCATCGCGACACCACCGCCCCGGAAATCATCCGAGCCTTTGGCGAACGCCAGGTCGACTATTTCGTCAGTGGCATCGGCACAGGGGGCCATATCACCGGTATCGGTGAAACCCTCAAGGCCACCTGGCCGCAAATCCGCGTGATGGGTGTGGAACCCGAGGAATGCGACCTGCTCAGCGACCGCCATGCGCCGCACCATATCCAGGGCCTGTCCATCGGCCTGATCCCGAGCATTCTCAACCTGAAAGTGCTGGACGGCATGCTCAAGGTTTCGCGCCTTGAATGCCTGGAAATGATGAAGCGCATCATGCGTACCGATGCCATCAGCCTGGGGCTGTCCTCAGCCGCCAATATGGTGGCCATCGCCAGGCTCGCCCCGGAACTGCCCACCGACACCGTCGTCCTGACCATGGTGTATGACAGCGCCGACAGTTATCTGCCCTGTTTCGAATAA
- the moeB gene encoding molybdopterin-synthase adenylyltransferase MoeB — MDVLRQTTLEQIYAHASSTYPEECCGFVFADASVYLGSNIQNELHRKNPEAYPRSAANGYTFSVTDTLLMNKAFGTDNPVVVIYHSHPDVGAYFSDEDQDKALYMGEPIYPVSYLVVDVRQGKALGSKLFAWDGTHFAPNPFNDLQTELYMNAVSFPDILVRVAKLPESTLEGAGSTLREVIEDTCTRYPQLRAHLFHENNGQLKEHFLFTAGEELVGPDDPLPEKAKIEVLLATSGGMDIESLSNEEVQRYVRHITLPGVGREGQRNLKKAKVLIIGTGGLGSPISLYLAAAGIGTLGLVDFDVVESSNLQRQVVHGNSTLGLPKVESARRRLQDLNAHIRINTYDTALNADNALELVGAYDLVIDGTDNFETRYRVNDACVQLGKPLVYGAIYRFDGQISVFNYQGGPCYRCLYPYAPPAELAPNCSAGGVIGVLPGVVGMIQATEAIKLLIGLGESLSGRLMRFDALAMKFSEIRFKRRADCPCCSELREAHQPAAFVCADTVRSTPGLAEEHYIKPQVLKRLLEQRSSTDILLDVRDASELEVCQLPGVVHIPLAQLDDHLDTLSRDNTHYLICYAGIRAEQAASTLLAAGFANTRVLVGGMKRWVHDVEPDMPLY, encoded by the coding sequence ATGGACGTCCTCCGCCAAACCACCCTGGAACAGATCTACGCCCACGCCAGCAGCACCTACCCCGAAGAGTGCTGCGGCTTCGTCTTCGCAGACGCCAGCGTGTACCTGGGCAGCAATATCCAGAACGAGTTGCATCGCAAGAACCCCGAGGCCTACCCCCGCAGCGCGGCCAACGGCTACACCTTCTCGGTGACCGACACGCTGCTGATGAACAAGGCCTTTGGCACGGATAACCCGGTAGTGGTGATCTACCACTCCCACCCGGATGTCGGTGCCTACTTCAGCGACGAGGATCAGGACAAGGCCCTCTACATGGGCGAGCCGATCTACCCCGTCAGCTACCTGGTAGTGGATGTCCGCCAGGGCAAGGCCCTTGGGTCGAAGCTGTTTGCCTGGGATGGCACGCACTTCGCCCCCAACCCCTTCAACGACCTGCAAACGGAGTTGTACATGAACGCTGTCTCTTTCCCCGACATCCTGGTCCGCGTGGCCAAGTTGCCAGAATCGACCCTTGAGGGGGCCGGATCGACATTGCGCGAAGTCATTGAAGATACCTGCACCCGCTACCCCCAACTGCGGGCGCACCTGTTCCACGAAAACAACGGCCAGCTCAAGGAACACTTCCTGTTCACCGCAGGAGAAGAGCTGGTCGGCCCCGACGATCCACTCCCCGAAAAGGCAAAAATCGAAGTGCTGCTGGCCACCTCCGGCGGCATGGACATCGAGTCCTTGAGCAACGAAGAAGTACAACGGTATGTACGCCACATCACCCTGCCCGGTGTTGGTCGCGAAGGGCAACGGAACCTGAAGAAAGCCAAGGTGCTGATCATCGGTACCGGTGGCCTGGGCTCGCCCATCAGCCTGTACCTGGCCGCTGCGGGCATCGGCACCCTGGGGCTGGTGGACTTCGATGTGGTGGAAAGCAGCAACCTGCAACGCCAGGTCGTGCACGGCAACAGCACCCTGGGCCTGCCCAAGGTCGAATCCGCCAGGCGCCGACTGCAGGACCTCAACGCCCATATCCGGATCAACACCTACGACACCGCGCTGAACGCCGATAATGCCCTGGAACTGGTCGGCGCCTACGACCTGGTGATCGATGGCACTGACAACTTCGAGACCCGCTATCGGGTCAACGATGCCTGCGTACAGTTGGGCAAGCCGCTGGTGTACGGCGCAATCTACCGTTTCGACGGCCAGATCAGCGTGTTCAATTATCAAGGTGGGCCTTGCTACCGCTGCCTTTACCCCTACGCGCCACCTGCGGAACTGGCACCCAATTGCAGCGCCGGCGGAGTCATCGGCGTACTGCCCGGCGTGGTCGGGATGATCCAGGCCACCGAGGCAATCAAGCTGTTGATCGGCCTGGGCGAATCCCTGTCCGGCCGGTTGATGCGCTTTGATGCCCTGGCCATGAAATTCAGTGAGATCCGCTTCAAGCGCCGTGCTGACTGCCCGTGCTGCTCCGAATTGCGTGAAGCGCACCAACCCGCAGCATTCGTGTGCGCCGATACTGTCCGCAGCACCCCAGGCCTGGCCGAAGAACACTACATAAAGCCCCAGGTGCTCAAGCGACTGCTGGAGCAGCGCAGCAGCACCGATATCCTGCTGGATGTACGCGATGCCAGCGAGCTGGAGGTATGCCAACTGCCCGGCGTGGTGCATATCCCCCTGGCTCAGCTCGACGATCATCTCGATACCCTCAGCCGCGACAACACCCATTACCTGATCTGCTACGCCGGCATCCGCGCCGAGCAAGCCGCCAGCACCTTGCTGGCCGCAGGCTTTGCCAACACCCGGGTGCTGGTAGGCGGCATGAAACGCTGGGTGCACGACGTCGAACCCGACATGCCTTTGTACTGA
- a CDS encoding PLP-dependent aminotransferase family protein, with protein sequence MAVKTNIDMVSIMREGLSNGQGVKYKRLSDVMERGILEGLIEPGRKLPPHRVLSDNLGVTIGTISRAYGELERLGLVVARVGDGTFVRKRGMERQRDEGFRNFSEEPRQYFDMSRNMHIPGQETAFLAQSFQTLSTNAKFLQDISAYTPDAGLPRYRAAGAQWLVQRDFHPIPEQVICVNGGQHGLLCALMALVRAGDTVVTEQLTYPGLITAARMLGIRLIGLEMDEEGVVPTALEEVCRNHRVSALYCTPTIQNPTTAVLSVARREALVKVCREHNLLILEDEAHGVLVEDRPPPLSHFAPERTILISSLSKAVSAGLRVGYVHAPPALVSRISAALRSTCWMATPVTLELATQWIENGTAEYLLHQQINEISRRKALVADLLAGLQYRTHPNSPHFWIEVPEPWRASEIEAELKQNNYLIATAEAFAVGQTAVPQFIRASICNTSGDDLLLRAGFDALATALGQGGGRFQL encoded by the coding sequence ATGGCTGTCAAAACAAATATTGACATGGTGTCAATTATGCGGGAGGGCCTGTCCAATGGGCAGGGCGTGAAGTACAAGCGCCTGTCCGACGTCATGGAGCGGGGCATTCTCGAAGGCTTGATCGAGCCGGGGCGCAAGCTGCCACCTCACCGGGTACTTTCCGACAATCTGGGGGTGACCATTGGCACCATCAGTCGTGCCTACGGTGAACTGGAACGCCTGGGATTGGTAGTGGCGCGGGTAGGGGACGGTACATTCGTGCGCAAGCGTGGGATGGAGCGTCAGCGCGACGAAGGCTTTCGCAACTTCAGCGAGGAGCCGCGCCAATATTTCGATATGAGCCGCAATATGCATATCCCCGGTCAGGAAACGGCCTTCCTGGCCCAGAGCTTCCAAACCCTGTCGACCAACGCCAAGTTTCTCCAGGACATCAGTGCCTATACTCCGGATGCCGGCTTGCCCCGCTACCGCGCGGCGGGCGCGCAATGGCTGGTTCAACGCGACTTTCATCCGATTCCCGAGCAGGTCATCTGTGTCAATGGCGGCCAGCATGGGTTGCTGTGCGCGTTGATGGCGTTGGTGCGTGCGGGCGACACGGTGGTCACCGAGCAGTTGACCTATCCAGGGCTGATCACCGCCGCACGGATGCTCGGCATCCGTCTGATCGGCCTGGAGATGGATGAGGAAGGCGTGGTGCCGACGGCCTTGGAGGAGGTCTGTCGTAATCACCGGGTGTCGGCCTTGTATTGCACGCCAACCATCCAGAATCCGACGACTGCCGTGTTGTCGGTGGCCCGCCGCGAGGCGCTGGTGAAGGTGTGCCGCGAGCACAACCTACTGATTCTGGAAGACGAGGCTCACGGGGTGCTGGTGGAAGATCGTCCGCCGCCCCTGAGCCATTTTGCCCCGGAGCGCACGATTCTGATCAGCAGCCTGAGCAAGGCCGTGTCGGCGGGCTTGCGGGTGGGGTATGTGCATGCGCCACCGGCGCTGGTCAGCCGTATTTCTGCGGCCCTGCGCTCAACTTGCTGGATGGCCACGCCGGTGACCCTGGAACTGGCCACGCAGTGGATTGAAAACGGCACGGCAGAGTACCTGTTGCATCAGCAGATCAATGAAATCAGCCGGCGCAAGGCGTTGGTCGCAGACCTGCTGGCCGGCCTGCAATACCGTACGCACCCCAACAGCCCGCACTTCTGGATTGAAGTCCCGGAGCCTTGGCGGGCGTCGGAAATCGAGGCTGAGCTCAAGCAAAACAATTACCTGATCGCCACGGCAGAAGCCTTTGCCGTAGGGCAGACGGCGGTGCCGCAGTTTATCCGGGCGAGCATCTGCAATACATCTGGGGATGACCTGTTATTGCGGGCGGGGTTTGATGCGCTGGCCACGGCGCTGGGGCAGGGTGGGGGGAGGTTTCAGTTGTAA
- the ppsA gene encoding phosphoenolpyruvate synthase — protein MVEYVVSLDKLGVHDVEHVGGKNASLGEMISNLAGAGVSVPGGFATTAQAYRDFLELSGLNDQIHAALDVLDVDDVNALAKTGAQIRQWIMEAEFPEKLNAEIRTAFATLSAGNPDMAVAVRSSATAEDLPDASFAGQQETFLNIRGVENVIRAAKEVFASLFNDRAISYRVHQGFDHKLVALSAGVQRMVRSETGTAGVMFTLDTESGFRDVVFITGAYGLGETVVQGAVNPDEFYVHKHTLEAGRPAILRRNLGSKAIKMIYGDEAKAGRSVKTVDVDKAERARFCLSDAEVSELAKQAMIIEKHYKCPMDIEWAKDGDDGKLYIVQARPETVKSRTSANVMERYLLKETGTVLVEGRAIGQRIGAGKVRIIKDVSEMDKVQPGDVLVSDMTDPDWEPVMKRASAIVTNRGGRTCHAAIIARELGIPAVVGCGNATQLLKDGQGVTVSCAEGDTGFIFEGELGFDIKQNSIDAMPDLPFKIMMNVGNPDRAFDFAQLPNAGVGLARLEFIINRMIGVHPKALLNYDGLPVEIKDSVDKRIAGYNDPVGFYVEKLVEGISTLAAAFWPKKVIVRLSDFKSNEYANLIGGKLYEPEEENPMLGFRGASRYISEAFRDCFELECRALKRVRNEMGLTNVEIMVPFVRTLGEASQVVDLLAENGLTRGENGLRVIMMCELPSNAILAEEFLEFFDGFSIGSNDLTQLTLGLDRDSGIIAHLFDERNPAVKKLLANAIQACNKAGKYIGICGQGPSDHPDLAKWLMEQGIESVSLNPDSVLETWFFLAEGQASA, from the coding sequence TTGGTAGAGTACGTAGTTTCCCTCGATAAGCTCGGCGTCCATGATGTAGAGCATGTGGGGGGCAAGAACGCATCCCTCGGCGAGATGATCAGTAATCTTGCGGGCGCAGGTGTCTCGGTGCCCGGTGGTTTCGCCACCACGGCCCAGGCATACCGCGATTTCCTCGAGCTGAGCGGTCTCAACGATCAGATCCACGCTGCCCTGGACGTGCTGGACGTCGATGATGTCAACGCCCTGGCCAAGACCGGCGCACAGATCCGTCAATGGATCATGGAAGCCGAGTTCCCCGAGAAGCTCAACGCAGAAATCCGCACGGCCTTCGCCACCCTGTCGGCCGGCAACCCGGACATGGCGGTCGCCGTGCGCTCCTCGGCAACGGCCGAAGACCTGCCCGACGCCTCCTTCGCCGGCCAGCAGGAAACCTTCCTGAACATCCGTGGCGTGGAGAATGTCATCCGTGCAGCCAAGGAAGTATTCGCCTCGCTATTCAACGACCGCGCCATTTCCTACCGTGTGCACCAGGGTTTTGACCACAAACTGGTGGCCCTGTCTGCCGGTGTACAGCGCATGGTGCGTTCGGAAACTGGCACTGCGGGTGTGATGTTCACCCTGGATACTGAATCGGGCTTTCGTGACGTGGTGTTTATCACCGGCGCCTACGGCCTGGGTGAAACCGTCGTACAAGGCGCGGTCAACCCCGACGAGTTCTACGTACACAAGCACACCCTTGAAGCCGGTCGTCCGGCAATCCTGCGCCGTAACCTGGGCAGCAAGGCCATCAAGATGATCTACGGCGATGAGGCCAAGGCTGGTCGCTCGGTGAAAACCGTTGATGTAGACAAGGCTGAACGTGCGCGTTTCTGCCTCAGCGATGCTGAAGTCAGCGAATTGGCCAAGCAGGCGATGATCATCGAGAAGCACTACAAGTGCCCGATGGACATCGAGTGGGCCAAGGACGGCGACGACGGCAAGCTGTATATCGTCCAGGCCCGCCCGGAAACCGTGAAAAGCCGCACCTCGGCCAATGTCATGGAACGCTACCTGTTGAAAGAAACCGGCACTGTGTTGGTGGAAGGCCGTGCCATTGGCCAGCGCATCGGCGCCGGCAAGGTGCGGATCATCAAGGACGTGTCCGAAATGGATAAGGTCCAGCCGGGTGACGTGCTGGTCTCCGACATGACCGACCCGGACTGGGAACCGGTGATGAAACGCGCCAGCGCCATCGTCACCAACCGTGGCGGGCGTACCTGCCACGCGGCGATCATCGCCCGTGAGCTGGGGATCCCGGCAGTCGTGGGTTGCGGCAACGCCACCCAACTGCTCAAGGACGGTCAGGGCGTCACCGTATCCTGTGCCGAAGGCGATACCGGCTTCATCTTTGAAGGTGAACTGGGCTTCGACATCAAGCAAAACTCCATCGACGCCATGCCGGACCTGCCGTTCAAGATCATGATGAACGTCGGCAACCCTGACCGCGCCTTCGACTTCGCGCAGTTGCCGAATGCCGGTGTGGGCCTGGCCCGCCTGGAGTTCATCATCAATCGCATGATTGGCGTACACCCCAAGGCCCTGCTGAACTACGACGGCCTGCCGGTGGAAATCAAGGACAGTGTCGACAAGCGCATCGCCGGCTACAACGACCCGGTGGGCTTCTACGTTGAGAAGCTGGTGGAAGGCATCAGCACCCTGGCGGCGGCGTTCTGGCCGAAGAAAGTCATCGTGCGCCTGTCGGACTTCAAGTCCAACGAATACGCGAACCTGATCGGCGGCAAGCTCTACGAGCCAGAAGAAGAAAACCCGATGCTGGGCTTTCGTGGTGCCTCGCGTTACATCAGCGAAGCGTTCCGTGATTGCTTCGAGCTTGAGTGCCGCGCCCTCAAGCGTGTGCGCAACGAGATGGGCCTGACCAACGTCGAAATCATGGTGCCATTTGTGCGCACCCTGGGCGAAGCGAGCCAGGTGGTTGACCTGCTGGCCGAAAACGGTCTGACCCGTGGCGAGAACGGCCTGCGTGTGATCATGATGTGCGAGCTGCCATCCAACGCCATCCTGGCCGAGGAGTTCCTGGAGTTCTTCGATGGTTTCTCCATCGGTTCCAACGACCTGACCCAGTTGACCCTGGGCCTGGATCGCGACTCCGGGATCATCGCTCACCTGTTTGATGAGCGTAACCCAGCGGTCAAGAAGCTGTTGGCCAACGCCATCCAGGCCTGTAACAAGGCCGGCAAGTACATCGGGATCTGCGGCCAAGGCCCTTCCGACCACCCGGACCTGGCCAAATGGCTGATGGAACAGGGCATCGAAAGCGTCTCGCTGAACCCCGACTCCGTGCTGGAAACCTGGTTCTTCCTGGCTGAAGGCCAAGCCTCGGCGTAA
- a CDS encoding pyruvate, water dikinase regulatory protein, with the protein MKRSAFFISDGTGITAETLGQSLLAQFESITFAKFTRPYIDNVDKARAMVQQINLAAEKDGMRPIIFDTIVNQDIREILATSNGFMIDIFSTFLAPLEQELSEHSSYSVGKSHSIGHNSNYMERIEAVNFALDNDDGARTHYYDKADLILVGVSRCGKTPTCLYMAMQFGIRAANYPLTEDDMERLQLPAVLRPHQHKLFGLTIDPDRLTAIRNERKPNSRYSSYAQCEFEVREVENLFRRENIAHINSTHFSVEEISAKILVEKGVERRFK; encoded by the coding sequence ATGAAACGATCTGCTTTCTTTATCTCCGATGGCACCGGCATTACCGCCGAAACCCTGGGTCAGAGCCTGCTGGCGCAGTTCGAAAGCATTACCTTCGCCAAATTCACCCGGCCTTACATCGATAACGTGGATAAAGCGCGGGCCATGGTACAACAAATCAATCTGGCCGCCGAAAAAGACGGGATGCGCCCGATCATTTTCGACACCATCGTCAATCAAGACATCCGTGAGATCCTCGCGACCTCCAATGGTTTCATGATCGACATCTTCTCGACCTTCCTTGCCCCCCTGGAACAAGAGCTGAGCGAACATTCCTCGTACTCCGTGGGCAAGTCCCATTCCATTGGCCATAACTCCAACTATATGGAGCGCATCGAGGCGGTGAACTTCGCCCTGGACAACGACGACGGTGCCCGTACCCACTACTACGACAAGGCCGACCTGATCCTGGTCGGCGTATCGCGCTGCGGCAAGACCCCGACCTGTCTGTACATGGCCATGCAGTTCGGCATCCGCGCGGCCAACTACCCGCTGACCGAGGACGACATGGAGCGCCTGCAACTGCCGGCGGTACTGCGCCCCCATCAGCACAAGCTGTTTGGCCTGACCATCGACCCGGATCGGCTGACGGCCATCCGCAACGAGCGCAAGCCCAACAGCCGCTATTCGAGCTATGCCCAGTGCGAGTTCGAGGTGCGGGAAGTGGAAAATCTATTCCGCCGGGAAAACATTGCGCATATCAATTCCACGCATTTTTCGGTGGAAGAGATTTCGGCGAAGATCCTGGTGGAAAAGGGGGTGGAGCGGCGCTTCAAGTAA
- a CDS encoding zinc transporter ZntB has product MFEEENAQWGLVHALVLDGKGGARSIARTELDDLQLQPQESLWLHWDRSHPQTQTWLRKSSGLSEFACDLLLEENTRPRLLPLPDDELLLFLRGINLNPGAEPEDMVSVRIFASADRVISLRLRPLRATDELLVQLADGKGPRTASELILYMAQYLTNKVQDLVSDLSEIVDSEEEKLDADERYTPEHGSVLQIRRRAAALKRFLAPQRDIFAQLTRIKLPWFVDDDADYWNELNNSLTRYLEELELSRERVGLVLEAEDRRLSVRMNRTMYRFGIITGIFLPMSFLTGLLGINVGGIPFSESPYGFAIACLLMVSVALGQWWLFRRLRWV; this is encoded by the coding sequence ATGTTCGAGGAAGAAAACGCGCAATGGGGGCTGGTGCATGCCCTGGTGCTGGACGGTAAAGGCGGTGCGCGTTCGATTGCCCGGACTGAGCTTGACGACCTGCAGTTGCAGCCCCAGGAAAGCCTGTGGCTGCATTGGGACCGCAGCCATCCCCAGACCCAGACCTGGTTGCGCAAATCCAGTGGCCTGAGCGAGTTCGCCTGTGACTTGCTGCTGGAGGAGAACACCCGCCCACGGTTGTTGCCGTTGCCGGACGACGAGTTGCTGCTGTTTTTGCGCGGGATCAACCTCAATCCAGGGGCAGAGCCGGAAGACATGGTGTCGGTGCGTATCTTTGCCTCGGCTGACCGTGTTATCTCCCTGCGTCTGCGGCCCTTGCGCGCCACCGACGAGTTGCTGGTGCAGTTGGCTGATGGGAAAGGCCCCAGAACCGCTTCCGAGCTGATCCTGTACATGGCGCAGTACCTGACCAATAAAGTGCAGGATCTGGTCAGCGACCTCTCTGAAATCGTCGATAGCGAAGAAGAAAAACTGGATGCCGACGAACGGTATACCCCGGAACATGGCAGTGTCCTGCAGATCCGTCGGCGTGCTGCCGCGCTCAAACGATTCCTGGCACCGCAGCGCGACATTTTTGCGCAGCTGACACGCATAAAACTGCCATGGTTCGTCGATGACGATGCCGACTACTGGAATGAATTGAATAACAGCCTGACCCGTTACCTGGAAGAGCTGGAATTGAGCCGGGAGCGCGTGGGGCTGGTGCTGGAGGCCGAGGATCGGCGTTTGAGCGTGCGGATGAACCGCACGATGTACCGCTTCGGAATCATCACCGGGATCTTTTTGCCGATGAGTTTTCTGACAGGGTTACTGGGGATCAACGTGGGTGGAATTCCCTTCTCCGAGAGCCCTTATGGCTTCGCGATAGCCTGTCTGTTAATGGTCTCGGTGGCCCTTGGGCAGTGGTGGCTGTTTCGACGTTTACGCTGGGTTTGA
- the rraA gene encoding ribonuclease E activity regulator RraA, producing MNHYVTPDLCDAYPDLVQVLEPMFANFGGRDSFGGQIVTVKCFEDNSRVKEQAELEGTGKVLVVDGGGSLRCALLGDMIADRAAKNGWEGLVIYGCVRDVDVLAQTDLGVQALASHPKKSHRQGVGDLGGAVTFAGVTFRPGEYVYADNNGVIVSPSPLKMPE from the coding sequence ATGAACCATTACGTTACCCCCGACCTGTGTGACGCCTACCCGGACCTGGTGCAGGTGCTGGAGCCGATGTTCGCCAACTTTGGCGGCCGGGACTCCTTCGGTGGCCAGATCGTGACCGTCAAGTGCTTCGAAGACAACTCTCGGGTCAAGGAACAGGCCGAGTTGGAGGGGACTGGCAAAGTACTGGTGGTCGACGGTGGTGGTTCGCTGCGTTGCGCCTTGCTGGGCGACATGATCGCAGATCGCGCCGCGAAAAATGGCTGGGAAGGGTTGGTGATCTACGGTTGTGTGCGTGATGTGGATGTCCTCGCCCAGACCGATCTTGGCGTGCAGGCGCTGGCCAGCCATCCGAAGAAGAGCCATCGTCAGGGTGTGGGCGATTTGGGCGGGGCCGTGACCTTTGCCGGGGTAACGTTCCGTCCCGGTGAGTATGTCTACGCCGACAATAACGGCGTGATTGTTTCACCCAGCCCGTTGAAAATGCCTGAATAA
- a CDS encoding DMT family transporter, which produces MAGLITSVMFLIVCLSWGTTWLGIKIAVESVPPLTSAGLRFLIAFPLFLCFAFLRREPILFPRESRWFFVFVTLCYFSVPYYLLNYGEMHVSSGLTALLFSCMPVFILIFSALFLRERIYFSQVVGIGIGFGSLYMIIRSQGLHLDHAEFFGVLAILTAAIMHALCYVITKQKGSAISVITYNTLPIGIAGLMLFVAGLWFESPTFGAITLRSWSALFYLGLVASVGGFIVYFMLLKRLSPIILSFVFIIFPVFAVIIGAWYEGLELSRDLMLYSAILLAGFAITKLPIEKLLAKAN; this is translated from the coding sequence TTGGCTGGCCTGATCACCAGTGTGATGTTCCTGATTGTCTGCCTGAGCTGGGGCACTACCTGGCTGGGGATCAAGATCGCAGTGGAAAGCGTGCCGCCACTGACGTCAGCGGGCCTGCGCTTTTTGATCGCCTTCCCACTGTTCCTGTGTTTTGCCTTCCTGCGTCGCGAGCCAATCCTGTTCCCCCGGGAAAGCCGTTGGTTCTTTGTGTTCGTGACCCTTTGCTATTTCAGCGTGCCCTACTACCTGCTCAACTACGGCGAGATGCACGTCTCGTCCGGGCTCACCGCCCTGCTGTTCAGTTGCATGCCCGTATTTATCCTGATCTTCTCCGCGCTGTTCCTGCGCGAGCGCATCTACTTTTCCCAGGTCGTCGGGATCGGCATCGGTTTCGGCAGCCTGTACATGATTATCCGCAGCCAGGGGCTGCACCTTGACCATGCCGAGTTCTTCGGCGTACTGGCCATTCTGACCGCCGCGATCATGCATGCCTTGTGCTATGTCATTACCAAGCAAAAAGGCAGCGCCATCAGCGTGATCACCTACAACACCCTGCCCATCGGAATTGCCGGGTTGATGCTGTTCGTCGCCGGCCTCTGGTTTGAATCGCCGACCTTCGGCGCCATTACCCTGCGTTCCTGGAGCGCCCTGTTCTACCTGGGCCTGGTCGCCTCGGTCGGTGGTTTTATCGTGTATTTCATGCTGCTCAAGCGCCTGAGCCCGATCATCCTGTCGTTCGTCTTCATTATCTTCCCGGTGTTCGCCGTGATCATCGGCGCCTGGTACGAGGGCCTGGAACTGTCCCGGGACTTGATGCTGTATTCGGCGATCCTGCTGGCCGGCTTTGCCATCACCAAGCTGCCGATCGAAAAACTGCTGGCGAAAGCCAATTGA